The genomic region TGTAAAATTTCACTCATCTTTTCGCCGTGAATCCTCCTGAGTCCAAATCATTTTCTgatatagcttttattttttagattgtGACACTTGGAGTGGGTCTAAAATTGATTTGGTTGCAGTTTAAATGTCCTTAGCTCTGATGTACTCTTGAgggattttaattttaaacaatCACGATCGCCTATAACGGTAAAAGGTTGCATTgctttattaaataaaacattccaAAAAATCCAGCTTATTGTGATTGGTCAGGTGGGAAAATTTAGTAACCATCTTCCCTGACATCATTTGTGGCTATAAAATGATGTCAGTCAAAGGGCACTTAGTGATGCAGCAGTTAAATGAAGGAAGTCCAGACTTTACTTCTTGCAGGGCTGTCTGAGGGACTCCTTCAGAAGCTCGCTGAACTTGGCTGTGTCACATTTAGTCAACACAAACACGCTGTGGCTCTTCTTCAGCTGATTTGTGCGATCCAGCGCCAACATGCCTCGAGCAATGGAGCCCTGGAGCTCCACGCGGACGGGACACTCGATGCTCTCCGTCACCACGCTGCGGTCGATGCAGGCCGCCATCGCGTAGGAATCATAGGAGACAAAGCCCGGCCCAAAGTACACGTCTCTCTTAGTCATCATGGCCTCTCTGGAATAAGCCCAGCATTTAGACGTTATCATCCTCATGAAGCGTGCAGCTGGAGCGTCCTGATTGACGAGCTCCTCAAGGAACTCCTGCACAAATCAGGAATTTCAGTTTAAAGTGACCCACATGGCAGGGCCATGCACTTCTCTAAGCGTGGAGATCTTACCCACGTCAGTGCGTTTCTGCACGCATATTCCCACGATGCCAGGTAGGTAGGACAGAGGAACTCCTCAAGAACAATATAGGCCGACTCTGGATCCATGGCGAAGTTAAACTCTGCACACAGAGTCACGTTTCCTTTTCCTATAAAGGCAGAAGCACCATTATTCACTCCTGAACGCCTCACGCTCGAACACCAGTCACCACGAGGCCGTTTTACCTTCCATGTTGCCGCCCATGATGTACACCTCCCTGAGCTTTTGGGGAAAATGGGGGTCAAGTCTGACCGCCAGCGCCAGATTAGTGAGCGGGCCGAGAGCCACCAAGGAGACCTGTGGAGGACATGTTTTCTTCCATTAGTGTTTTCTCAAGGGGAATTGTTGAGATCTGTGCCTAACTGAGCAAAGAATCATGCTCTTTGGGAAACGCATCACAATTTAGGATCAAATTGTGACTAAACGAAGGAGTTTTTGAACCTGGTTCTGGTTTTCGGACACCAGTCTTATCATTGCGGTAACTGCATGCTCCTTTTGGATTTTCTCCTCCCAACAAGGCTCTTTCTCCTTTATCACATCTCCGAGTCCATCACTTCCAAAGTGGTCAGTGGGTGAGTTTCCCGCTCCAACCAGAGGGCCAGCAGAACCTCGAAACACTGGAATCTACAGGAGGAAGTTCAGATTAGTGCAGCTTTCCTTACAGATTAACACCTGAGTTCTGCCGACACAACACTGCGGTGTAAACCCTGCTGGCCAGGCTCAGCAAGACTTGTCACAAAATACCAAAGATTACAATATATTAAACTCCGCCAAGGATGTTACTTTAATGCTGCcatttgtgtttatgtgagcAGAAATTCACTAGTCCAGGAACCTTTCTCCTAATCTGGTTAAACTAACATTTTATGAACATGCATGACAGGAAGTCTGTTACTGACTCTCAAAGGCAGACAAATCCCATCTGTTTAAACAACCAATGGATGATTTACaaaggtataaaaaaaaaaatccttaaagGGACCTCAGAGAGGGCAGTTTAGAAACAGATCATTGTTTCTAAACataacatctgtgtgtgtgtgatgcagtttttatttaataattgatATTTGAATAGCTGGAGGTCTGTGCTCTTCTAATTTCGACAATACCCTAATTGTTGTGACTAATGAGTCTGTGTGCTACACCAATACTTTGAAAAGTAACAACTTAGACTGTTtctacagcacatttaaacacacgTGAACCGAAGTGCTGCACAGCAGGTGAAACATTCAGTAAAAAATTCATAGAAAATGAATCATTTAAGAACATTACATCtatattaaaatacacaaatctGCATTTCCTCAGATTGTGATTGTTCAGACAGCTTCAGTAAACGCACCCCGTTACGCTCACAGACTGAGAGCACCCTCAAAACGTTCTGACACACGTTGTCGACCGTCGTGTTCCCAAACACGCAGGTGACGCCCAGGATGTGGATGTTAGGCGCCGCCAACGCCATCATTATTGCCTGAGCATCGTCTATGCCGCAATCGGTGTCGATGATCATTAGCTTCTTTTCCATGGTCTCCTGTAAGATTACAAACAACACAATACATTAactgtaaaacagtaaaatatgatGAGCTCCTAACAGGCGGACATATGCACCACCTGGTTTTTCATTAGAGAGGAGTTTTTCACTGCTCTGCCTATCAAATATCTCCAGGATCCTGATTCTCAGCTCACACAGTAGATTCTGCTCAGTATTCAGAGCTGTCTGAAGGACCTTTGTCATCATTACCTGTATCTGCTGAGAGAAACTCCTCTAGTGGACTTCTGTACCTTTGGAGCCTGCCTCGGTTCTTGTTGCCTCACACCTGGCTGTGGCAGTACAGGTAGGTGGAGACACTCATACAGATTAACTTCTCCTCGGTGACCCTTTGGACTCTGAGGTTACTCTTTCTGGCAAGAgacggttttgttttgttgtttttttgacattttaatctTCAAGTCTTCAATCAAAGACTAAACAGCAGTGTAATATTCCTCACCATGACCTCTGAGGAGTGTTATCCTGTTATCAGGTTTGATTTACCCCTCagccctttttcttttctgtgtttgttaaaACAAGAAATGCCAGGGAAATGCTCTATTAGCAATGAAAATCCTACAGATAATACTAGAGTCAGTGGTGTCATTTTAGTTCAGAAAGGTACCGAAAGGCgcatttaaaatctttttacaggaaaaaaaaagttttgacaCCAATATCACATCAATCATATTTGTTACTTGTTACGAAGAGCAAAATATCCCACACAAATCTGACTAAACTGGGAGCTGTTTCCACAAAAGAGAGCCCTGAAAACTAAAGGCTTTTcagaatgtttttaaaacaaccTAATAATAATGAACTCAATTACTCAATAAAGTATTTAAGTAAGTAAGTTTGTGaggtttgctcatagggggtcatcttgATTGTTAGCTCTTTGccttacaataaaaagcatCTTGATGCAACTGTTGATCTGATTTGGcgttatgtaaataaaaagaagtATTATTGGTTATTCAAATAATATTATCATCtgaaatgtgttaaataaattctaGTATTGGAACTGAAAAACATATCTTAACcatgaacaaatatttaaaacagaagttGACCCAAGGTTCTTTAAAACTCggtttctaaaaaaaattaaatgaaataaattcttttaaaaaccaaaaaacgttTCAAAATACATGACAAGCTGAAAgggttgttttgttgtgttaactaaTTATTATGGAAAGTTACTATCGCTGTGATTTAGTGACCATTGTAACATGTTCAAGCACACTGCTCTGTATAAACTGCTTTTATAACTTTGAAGTATCCGTATCGGTAAGATTGGCCCTGTATTTTACTTGTTATCATATAGCACACCACCAGGGACAGGAGAAGTCATTCTGCTAGTGATTCGGCTAAGCTTAGCAATTAGGTTAGCTTCCTAAACAAACAATGAGTGAATATTATGCgtataatttgcagatgattcAGCAAAGAGTGTGTTTCTGATAAAGAACGTGAAGGTTACATTGTGAAATGAGCCGTTAAACAAAAGCATGTAAGCATGTAATGCACAGATTAACCTGCTGAAAAACACCACTGTAAGTAGTAACAGGAACCGGAAGTGATCCAATAGCAAGCCACGACCGCCAGAGGACGCGCAAAGATCAAAGTTCAGGTTTGCTTATAGTTTTTAGAGTCAGGTCACCTGTTAGAAGAAAGAAATCACAGTATGTCCACTACAAAAACGGCCAATCTGTATTTATAGAGTGATCGTGCGGTTTAAACTGCAAgtaatgtaattatattttcgcTTTTAAAGGTTTAAGTCGGATCTCCAATGAACAGACTCACCTTAGGTCTGCGTGCTTGAGCTTCAAAGAGCCTCCGCAGGCGCTCGAGCAATTCGTGAGCCGCAGAGGGACACATTTCCGGTCTCTCTCTTATAGCCGTCTCCCCTCTGTCACACTGTCTTGTCTCAATCTcttccatttttctttcctcagtCTTTCTTACTGGTATGAGTACAGGGCGTGGCACTGGTAACCTTTAAACGTTTAAAATAATGCCttgaaataatgcagaaaaatatTAACCGTTATGTTATTATTCATGCTGtcattattaacattttttgtAGCTATACTGTTAAAAGTGAcatacacttttaacagtataGCTATGATCAGCAGCTAtgcactctgtgtttgtgtgcattgtgGTACAGGGGTCGTCCTCTGGACCACAGGGCGATGTATAAAGATGCTTGGGACAGCGTCTGCCTTCAGTCTCAACTTTCCCTTTTTAGTACAAACTGATCTGCCTCAAAATGTGCCTACAGACTAACTTCATTATATTTATTTCCATATACACAGAAACTAATTTACAGAATATGCAGCTCTACATGTCATTACATGTCTATAGGTTTATAAAAGTTTATGTTACATTAGTAACTGATGATTCTTTGCTAAATATCAGCAGGCAGTTTCCCATTCAAGCCTACTGCATGTCTGCATTTAACTTGCTCTCGGCAAAACCAATGGAGGTATTGAGATTCTCAACTCCTGGGtttttggaaaatgttttaagtatatgcctttctgtgtggagtttgcatgttctctccgtgtttgcgtgggttctctccgggtactccggcttcctcccacagcccaAAGACATAACTCTAAATTAGCCCTGTGAcaaactggcgacctgtccagggtgtaccctgcctctcgccctatgacaactgggataggctccagtcccCCACCCTGAAAAGGGATAAGCGGAGGagaatggatgggtggatggaaaAACAATGTTAACTTGTTACAATGGCGTTAAAGCCATAGTAATAACTGTTAACGCCGTGGGTAACGGTGACCGTTTACTCACcgcatacatatatattaatgAAACTACATATaagataacattttttttaagttaatgcaTTTAGAGATTAATAATTACcacaaataataaatgtatcGACGAACGTGTCTCTGAGTCTACAAATTTAAATTGCCCGGTATGCACTTTCAGGAACTATCTGAATATATCACGTGACGCTGACGAGACTCGTCCATTCAAGCGCTCTACTGTGAttggtttaaactgagaaataatTTTACTGAGACGGGAAGAGGAGGCGCCAACTGGACACGTCCAAATATGTAGTAAATTTAATGCAGTGCAATAACATACACATGTGTGCGATGAAAAGTGTTTTTGCTCATTtaaactttctgtttttgtttttttaacaatctTATAAGAATTTAACAACGTTGATATTTCCCTTCCTCCCGGTTGCTCCTCAGAATGGTATAGTCCGATGGACCTGCTCAGGAAGAGGCTGCGGGTCAGAAGGACGACGTTTGTTGCTTATTTTCGGctattttccacatttttcgTGCTAATGTGTGCGGCGATTTGGTAGTTTGCTCTCAGCTTTATCTTTTTCCGCCTCCCCGCCAAGGGTGGTCATTACTGAAGATTTTATGAGTCTATCTGTGATGCTGAAAATGACGGCTGGGCGTGTTTACGTCCGCTAACCAAATTGGATGTTTGTGGGTGATCGCAGCAGCTTTACAGGTGAACCGTTAGTTAATGTTTAGGTGGATATCAAGAGCCATGCTGTCTGTTTCTATGATAGGTGACTCATTGTAGGCTAAAGGCTAAGAGGAACAGTGCTTGTTTGTCTCTCCGTGAGCCTGACAAGTGACATTCAGGATTATGTCTTTGGAATTTGTTATGTTCATAGTTTCAGGTGTTTTCGTTAACGTGGACCAACACTGGGTTTGCCAGGGGGACGATttaaagactgtatataaatgaagGAGCTAGCTTGCTTTATAATTGTATAAGACCCTCTGCCTATTAACACTCTACTTTGTCTataaaatttcttttttgatATCTGCTTCATGTTTGTCCACCATCCCTTCCAATGAAGATCTGAGCATCTTCAGCTCTACCTcctgtctccaaaccatacatg from Astatotilapia calliptera chromosome 23, fAstCal1.2, whole genome shotgun sequence harbors:
- the LOC113015742 gene encoding inosine-uridine preferring nucleoside hydrolase isoform X2, translated to MKNQETMEKKLMIIDTDCGIDDAQAIMMALAAPNIHILGVTCVFGNTTVDNVCQNVLRVLSVCERNGIPVFRGSAGPLVGAGNSPTDHFGSDGLGDVIKEKEPCWEEKIQKEHAVTAMIRLVSENQNQVSLVALGPLTNLALAVRLDPHFPQKLREVYIMGGNMEGKGNVTLCAEFNFAMDPESAYIVLEEFLCPTYLASWEYACRNALTWEFLEELVNQDAPAARFMRMITSKCWAYSREAMMTKRDVYFGPGFVSYDSYAMAACIDRSVVTESIECPVRVELQGSIARGMLALDRTNQLKKSHSVFVLTKCDTAKFSELLKESLRQPCKK
- the LOC113015742 gene encoding inosine-uridine preferring nucleoside hydrolase isoform X3; the protein is MEKKLMIIDTDCGIDDAQAIMMALAAPNIHILGVTCVFGNTTVDNVCQNVLRVLSVCERNGIPVFRGSAGPLVGAGNSPTDHFGSDGLGDVIKEKEPCWEEKIQKEHAVTAMIRLVSENQNQVSLVALGPLTNLALAVRLDPHFPQKLREVYIMGGNMEGKGNVTLCAEFNFAMDPESAYIVLEEFLCPTYLASWEYACRNALTWEFLEELVNQDAPAARFMRMITSKCWAYSREAMMTKRDVYFGPGFVSYDSYAMAACIDRSVVTESIECPVRVELQGSIARGMLALDRTNQLKKSHSVFVLTKCDTAKFSELLKESLRQPCKK
- the LOC113015742 gene encoding inosine-uridine preferring nucleoside hydrolase isoform X1, yielding MEEIETRQCDRGETAIRERPEMCPSAAHELLERLRRLFEAQARRPKETMEKKLMIIDTDCGIDDAQAIMMALAAPNIHILGVTCVFGNTTVDNVCQNVLRVLSVCERNGIPVFRGSAGPLVGAGNSPTDHFGSDGLGDVIKEKEPCWEEKIQKEHAVTAMIRLVSENQNQVSLVALGPLTNLALAVRLDPHFPQKLREVYIMGGNMEGKGNVTLCAEFNFAMDPESAYIVLEEFLCPTYLASWEYACRNALTWEFLEELVNQDAPAARFMRMITSKCWAYSREAMMTKRDVYFGPGFVSYDSYAMAACIDRSVVTESIECPVRVELQGSIARGMLALDRTNQLKKSHSVFVLTKCDTAKFSELLKESLRQPCKK